Proteins encoded by one window of Rhineura floridana isolate rRhiFlo1 chromosome 9, rRhiFlo1.hap2, whole genome shotgun sequence:
- the PYURF gene encoding protein preY, mitochondrial produces MQGLPGLRLLTRLPRCAKPQAAPAEAAARRAFCSAAANEKGGGQGQQERPPLDPGLLEILVCPLSKKSLRYEESTNELINEELGIAYPITDGIPNMIPQAARMVCKEKQEKDSEQT; encoded by the exons ATGCAAGGCCTGCCCGGGCTCCGGCTCCTGACGCGCCTTCCGCGGTGCGCGAAGCCGCAGGCAGCACCAGCAGAAGCCGCGGCCAGGCGGGCTTTCTGTTCAGCGGCGGCGAACGAGAAGGGCGGTGGCCAAGGGCAGCAAGAGCGCCCGCCCTTGGACCCTGGCCTGCTGGAGATCCTTGTGTGTCCCTTGTCCAAGAAGTCGCTCAG GTATGAAGAATCCACCAATGAATTAATTAATGAAGAGCTGGGCATTGCCTACCCCATCACTGACGGCATTCCTAATATGATACCCCAGGCTGCAAGGATGGTTTGCaaagagaagcaggaaaaggatTCGGAGCAGACCTAG
- the PIGY gene encoding phosphatidylinositol N-acetylglucosaminyltransferase subunit Y, whose translation MFPSLPTMTVLVPLLSLAGLFYSASVDENFPQGCTSTTSLCFYSLLLPVTIPVYVFFHLWTWMGLKLFRHN comes from the coding sequence ATGTTTCCGTCACTTCCTACGATGACTGTACTTGTCCCACTCCTGTCTCTAGCCGGTCTGTTTTATTCAGCCAGCGTGGATGAAAACTTTCCCCAGGGCTGCACGAGTACAACCAGCTTGTGTTTCTACAGCCTGCTACTTCCAGTTACGATCCCAGTTTATGTGTTCTTCCACCTTTGGACCTGGATGGGCCTTAAACTCTTTCGCCACAACTAG